From Vespula vulgaris chromosome 11, iyVesVulg1.1, whole genome shotgun sequence, the proteins below share one genomic window:
- the LOC127067841 gene encoding uncharacterized protein LOC127067841, translating into MTHNDFNPFTGRLKKSTRFQPLYPLKPSVLNTSEQKLIWDSMTTKSAEVKAPDTGRSSSNLKIYKTYEFFQKNIHAPVYKMAGTKDMLLFGITLTIMAGCAVNTGKLLYNFFKKY; encoded by the exons ATGACCCACAACGACTTTAATCCTTTTACtggtcgattaaaaaaatctacaaGATTTCAACCATTATATCCATTA aAGCCCAGTGTATTAAATACATCAGAACAAAAACTAATTTGGGACAGTATGACAACTAAATCGGCTGAAGTCAAGGCACCTGATACAGGTCGATCAAGCTCtaatcttaaaatatataagacatATGAGTTTTTCCAG aaAAATATACACGCACCGGTGTATAAGATGGCTGGAACCAAAGACATGCTTTTATTTGGCATAACACTTACAATAATGGCTGGCTGTGCTGTTAATACTGGGAagctattatataatttttttaaaaagtattaa